Proteins from one Halovivax limisalsi genomic window:
- a CDS encoding potassium channel family protein, with protein sequence MYLIVIGAGDIGSHLIGRAIEDGNDVVVIEQDEERANRASAEYDCLVLHDDARNHDTLKDADIDRADAVISTTDIDATNIMVMLLAEEHGVPNLVSVVHDPDNLPVFEKIGATLIENPQHLIADHLYHSVRYPNVSDFIELDPTTELIELTVTEDAPMSGVRLNTALESGALPEGALVVALERNGTIQAPSGDTKVRAGDEVTVFTDDATLADAVAAFTGEHP encoded by the coding sequence ATGTATCTCATCGTCATCGGCGCCGGGGACATCGGCTCGCACCTGATCGGACGCGCGATTGAGGACGGGAACGACGTCGTCGTTATCGAACAGGACGAAGAACGAGCGAATCGAGCGTCGGCGGAGTACGATTGTCTCGTGCTGCACGACGACGCGAGAAACCACGACACGCTCAAAGATGCGGATATCGACCGCGCCGACGCCGTCATCTCCACGACGGACATCGACGCGACGAACATCATGGTCATGTTGCTCGCCGAAGAGCACGGCGTCCCGAACCTCGTGAGCGTCGTTCACGATCCCGACAACCTGCCCGTCTTCGAGAAGATCGGTGCGACGCTGATCGAGAACCCGCAGCATCTAATCGCGGACCACCTCTATCACTCCGTTCGGTACCCGAACGTCAGCGACTTCATCGAACTCGACCCGACCACCGAACTTATCGAGCTGACCGTCACCGAGGACGCACCGATGAGCGGCGTCCGTCTCAACACGGCCCTCGAGTCGGGAGCGCTCCCCGAAGGGGCGCTCGTGGTCGCACTCGAACGCAACGGGACGATCCAGGCGCCGAGCGGCGACACGAAAGTCCGGGCGGGCGACGAGGTGACGGTATTTACCGACGATGCGACGTTGGCCGATGCGGTGGCGGCGTTTACCGGCGAACATCCATGA
- a CDS encoding flavin reductase family protein, giving the protein MSDHDVSDLSPRERGRIIKTAVSPRPIAWISTRGPDGVDNLAPFSAYNYVSSAEPVVSFSVPAGDRDELKDTPRNVLETGEFAVNVATEALAEEMDATSASLSADESEFDFAGVERAPCATIDASRVAGAAVTMECTLYGTMTVHDRLLTLGDVRHVHVDESVQTDGKIDATKLETVGRLGGPYYTDSDPIELERQF; this is encoded by the coding sequence ATGTCCGACCACGACGTTTCCGACCTCTCGCCGCGCGAACGGGGGCGCATCATCAAGACGGCCGTCTCGCCGCGGCCGATCGCCTGGATCTCGACGCGCGGTCCCGACGGCGTGGACAATCTCGCGCCCTTCTCGGCGTACAACTACGTCTCCTCGGCCGAACCGGTCGTCTCGTTCAGCGTCCCGGCCGGCGACCGCGACGAGCTGAAGGACACGCCGCGAAACGTCCTCGAGACGGGCGAGTTCGCGGTCAACGTCGCGACCGAGGCGCTGGCCGAGGAGATGGACGCCACCTCGGCGTCGCTTTCGGCCGACGAGAGCGAGTTCGACTTCGCCGGGGTCGAGCGCGCGCCGTGTGCGACGATCGACGCGTCGCGCGTCGCTGGTGCAGCGGTCACGATGGAGTGTACGCTCTACGGAACGATGACCGTCCACGACCGCCTGCTGACGCTTGGCGACGTTCGCCACGTCCACGTCGACGAGTCGGTCCAAACCGACGGGAAGATCGACGCGACGAAGCTCGAAACCGTGGGCCGACTCGGCGGCCCGTACTACACCGACAGCGACCCGATCGAACTCGAGCGCCAGTTCTGA
- a CDS encoding HalOD1 output domain-containing protein: MPTSTTNHGPRDRDLVVAITDAIADATGREPFELEPLYETIDPEALSALFAERETADVSITFQYEGHAVRIDEAADVHVDAAPPN, translated from the coding sequence ATGCCGACCTCCACGACGAATCACGGCCCCCGCGATCGCGATCTGGTCGTGGCGATCACCGACGCGATCGCCGACGCGACCGGACGGGAGCCGTTCGAACTCGAACCGCTGTACGAGACGATCGATCCCGAAGCCCTCAGCGCCCTGTTCGCCGAGCGGGAGACGGCGGACGTCAGCATCACCTTCCAGTACGAGGGCCACGCGGTTCGCATCGACGAAGCGGCCGACGTCCACGTCGACGCCGCGCCGCCGAACTGA
- a CDS encoding TspO/MBR family protein has translation MRERARSRRRPLDRRALAQLVGFVVGVNFVGGVPGVLFGLDTAWFRDLTKPWFYPPSIAFPIVWTLLFTLLGVALWLVWRAGDPEIAEARTLALGLFAVQFACNVAWTPAFFGLRSIVAGLAVLVVLWPLALATVPAFARVDRRAGVLLLPYVLWVTFALALTADFWRLNG, from the coding sequence ATGCGGGAACGCGCTCGCTCGCGGCGACGCCCGCTCGACCGGCGAGCCCTCGCGCAGCTCGTCGGCTTCGTCGTCGGCGTCAATTTCGTCGGCGGCGTGCCGGGCGTTCTCTTCGGCCTGGATACCGCCTGGTTTCGCGACCTGACGAAACCGTGGTTCTACCCGCCGTCGATCGCGTTCCCGATCGTCTGGACGCTCCTGTTCACGCTGCTGGGCGTCGCGCTCTGGCTCGTCTGGCGAGCCGGGGACCCCGAAATCGCGGAGGCGCGCACGCTCGCGCTCGGCCTCTTCGCCGTCCAGTTCGCGTGTAACGTTGCCTGGACGCCGGCCTTCTTCGGGCTGCGGTCGATCGTCGCCGGCCTCGCGGTACTCGTCGTCCTCTGGCCGCTCGCGCTGGCGACGGTGCCGGCGTTCGCCCGCGTCGACCGCCGAGCCGGGGTGCTCTTGCTCCCGTACGTTCTGTGGGTGACGTTCGCGCTGGCGTTGACCGCGGACTTCTGGCGGTTGAACGGGTGA
- a CDS encoding dolichol kinase → MADELKRRLVHASGSGLVALFLLARSLDIGLTWQRFRLLMVVLAAGTIGLEYLRLRGGLEWWLYDKLTREYEQDQFAGYGWYMVSMALVVLAFDWRIALPAMLMLSIGDPVSGWISADSLRRVKRPAVLAGMFAVCALLAIPFLYEYPLAAIAAALGATVADGVTVKRGDFVLDDNLTIPIYAGVLAWIAVEFVPV, encoded by the coding sequence ATGGCGGACGAACTGAAGCGGCGGCTGGTCCACGCGAGCGGGTCCGGACTGGTCGCACTCTTTCTCCTCGCGCGGTCTCTCGATATCGGGCTCACCTGGCAGCGCTTTCGCCTGCTGATGGTCGTCCTCGCGGCGGGAACGATCGGCCTCGAGTACCTCCGGTTGCGGGGCGGGCTGGAGTGGTGGCTCTACGACAAGCTCACTCGCGAGTACGAGCAGGACCAGTTCGCCGGCTACGGCTGGTACATGGTGAGCATGGCGCTCGTCGTGCTCGCGTTCGACTGGCGGATCGCCCTGCCCGCGATGTTGATGCTCTCTATCGGCGACCCGGTCAGCGGCTGGATCTCGGCCGATTCGCTCAGGCGGGTCAAGCGCCCGGCCGTGCTGGCCGGCATGTTCGCCGTCTGCGCCCTGCTCGCGATCCCGTTTCTCTACGAATACCCGCTGGCCGCGATCGCCGCGGCGCTGGGCGCCACGGTCGCCGACGGCGTGACCGTCAAACGCGGCGACTTCGTCCTCGACGACAACCTGACGATCCCCATCTACGCCGGCGTGCTGGCCTGGATCGCAGTCGAGTTCGTGCCGGTCTGA
- the glyS gene encoding glycine--tRNA ligase, which translates to MTDDPTGSDDRPNEARTDDRTGEKLVELAKRRGYFFQSAGAYGGVGGFYTFGPQGAALKQNVEDAWRERFAVAEGNVEVDAPTIMPEPVFEASGHLDTFDDMLVECPDCGESHRADHVVEDETEYEDAEGLPIPEVEEIVAEYELVCPTCGAGLAGQAVEDFNLMFATNIGPGDAQPGYLRPETAQGIFVEFPRLKEYARNQLPFGVTQIGRAYRNEISPRRSIIRTREFTQAELELFIDPETDEPDLASVTDVDLTLYPASEQERDDGDLVETTVGAAVDDGTLQPWIAYYLGVAREWYASLGVDMERFRFRQHLAGERSHYASDCWDAEAELDGNWIELAGFSDRGDYDLSKHDAHSEDRYSIFQPYDEPRTVERTVVDPDMSYLGPEFGADADRVVEALETKAERDRAAFESAADTAAERSSGDDSEPRDGESVEIDLDGETHEIPVEKTGFAVEEQTESGEHLIPHVIEPSFGVDRLVYTVCHHAYREDEVDGEERTYLALDPEIAPTFVGVFPLQSDDALESEAREIASELRAAGLSVTYDDSGNIGRRYRRQDEVGTPFCVTVDFETIENDPATVTVRERDSTAQTRVAVADLPETLSALRAGDLAFDELEG; encoded by the coding sequence ATGACCGACGACCCGACGGGCTCGGACGACCGACCGAATGAGGCGAGGACCGACGACCGAACGGGCGAGAAACTCGTCGAACTCGCCAAGCGCCGCGGCTACTTCTTCCAGTCGGCGGGTGCTTACGGCGGCGTCGGCGGGTTTTACACGTTCGGTCCGCAGGGGGCGGCCCTGAAACAAAACGTCGAGGACGCCTGGCGCGAACGCTTCGCCGTCGCCGAGGGCAACGTCGAGGTGGACGCGCCGACGATCATGCCCGAACCCGTCTTCGAGGCCTCGGGCCATCTCGACACCTTCGACGACATGCTCGTCGAGTGTCCCGACTGCGGCGAGAGCCACCGCGCCGACCACGTCGTCGAGGACGAGACCGAGTACGAGGACGCCGAGGGCCTGCCGATCCCCGAGGTCGAGGAGATCGTCGCGGAGTACGAACTCGTCTGTCCGACCTGCGGCGCGGGCCTGGCGGGCCAGGCCGTCGAGGACTTCAACCTCATGTTCGCGACGAACATCGGCCCCGGCGACGCCCAGCCGGGCTACCTCCGCCCGGAGACCGCCCAGGGCATCTTCGTCGAGTTCCCCCGCCTGAAGGAGTACGCGCGCAACCAGCTTCCCTTCGGCGTCACCCAGATCGGTCGCGCCTACCGCAACGAGATCAGCCCCCGCCGGTCGATCATCCGAACCCGGGAGTTCACCCAGGCCGAACTCGAGCTGTTCATCGACCCCGAAACCGACGAGCCGGACCTCGCTTCCGTCACCGACGTCGACCTGACGCTCTACCCGGCGAGCGAACAGGAACGAGACGACGGCGACCTCGTCGAGACCACCGTCGGCGCGGCCGTCGACGACGGGACGCTGCAGCCGTGGATCGCCTACTACCTCGGCGTCGCCCGCGAGTGGTACGCCTCGCTCGGCGTCGACATGGAGCGATTCCGCTTCCGCCAGCACCTCGCGGGCGAGCGCTCACACTACGCCAGCGATTGCTGGGACGCCGAGGCCGAACTCGACGGCAACTGGATCGAACTCGCCGGCTTCTCCGACCGGGGCGATTACGACCTCTCGAAGCACGACGCCCACTCCGAGGATCGCTACTCGATATTCCAGCCCTACGACGAACCCAGGACCGTCGAGCGGACCGTCGTCGATCCCGACATGAGCTACCTCGGTCCCGAGTTCGGCGCCGATGCCGACCGAGTCGTCGAGGCGCTCGAAACCAAAGCGGAGCGCGACCGGGCCGCATTCGAGAGCGCGGCCGATACGGCCGCGGAACGGTCGAGCGGCGACGACTCGGAGCCGCGAGACGGCGAGTCGGTCGAGATCGACCTCGACGGCGAGACCCACGAGATCCCCGTCGAGAAAACCGGTTTCGCCGTCGAGGAACAGACCGAGTCGGGCGAGCACCTGATCCCGCACGTGATCGAGCCCTCCTTCGGCGTCGACCGGCTGGTTTACACCGTCTGCCACCACGCCTACCGCGAGGACGAGGTCGACGGCGAGGAACGGACGTATCTCGCGCTCGATCCCGAGATCGCACCCACCTTCGTCGGCGTCTTCCCGCTGCAGTCCGACGACGCGCTCGAGTCGGAGGCCCGCGAGATCGCGAGCGAGTTGCGCGCGGCCGGCCTGTCGGTCACCTACGACGACTCGGGCAACATCGGCCGGCGCTACCGCCGCCAGGACGAGGTCGGCACGCCCTTCTGCGTCACCGTCGACTTCGAAACCATCGAGAACGACCCGGCAACCGTCACCGTGCGCGAACGCGACTCGACCGCACAGACGCGGGTCGCCGTCGCGGACCTCCCGGAGACGCTGTCGGCGCTTCGCGCCGGCGACCTCGCGTTCGACGAGCTCGAGGGCTAG
- a CDS encoding CBS domain-containing protein, with product MKVADAMTPRDEVVTAMLPGTRSDVLEYLQERSFSSVPVIAEGDNGPEYRGLISRQSLIDQPDEDQLVMLMEDVPTTTAETDIEAVARLMVEEGARRVPVVDGEFEGIVTVTDVVHAIARGNVAADTEVGDCATDAINTTYAETPLLVAEAELSYADVPYTVVLDDEGTMAGVLTEVDILDVARIVEGEESTGDNFPDQDSEWSWEGVKAVGSRTFTTRDIELPNGPVREFMSDDVVTVTRSRSVEEAAQDMISNDIEQIPLVTGERLVGIVRDVDLLRALYDD from the coding sequence ATGAAGGTAGCCGACGCGATGACCCCTCGCGACGAGGTGGTGACGGCGATGCTGCCGGGGACGCGCAGCGACGTTCTCGAGTACCTCCAGGAGCGATCGTTCTCCTCCGTACCGGTGATCGCGGAGGGCGATAACGGGCCGGAGTACCGCGGACTGATCTCCCGGCAGTCGCTCATCGACCAGCCCGACGAGGACCAGCTGGTGATGCTGATGGAGGACGTCCCGACGACCACGGCCGAAACGGATATCGAGGCCGTCGCGCGCCTGATGGTCGAGGAGGGCGCCCGGCGGGTCCCGGTCGTCGACGGGGAGTTCGAAGGGATCGTGACGGTGACCGACGTCGTCCACGCCATCGCCAGGGGGAACGTCGCCGCCGACACCGAGGTCGGCGACTGCGCGACCGACGCAATCAACACCACCTACGCGGAGACGCCGCTGCTCGTCGCGGAGGCCGAACTCTCCTACGCCGACGTCCCCTACACCGTCGTCCTCGACGACGAAGGGACGATGGCCGGCGTCCTCACGGAAGTCGACATCCTCGACGTCGCCCGCATCGTCGAGGGCGAGGAATCGACGGGGGACAACTTCCCGGATCAGGACTCCGAGTGGTCCTGGGAGGGCGTCAAGGCCGTCGGAAGCCGGACGTTTACGACCCGGGACATCGAACTGCCGAACGGTCCCGTCCGGGAGTTCATGTCCGACGACGTGGTGACGGTCACGCGGTCCCGGTCGGTCGAGGAAGCCGCCCAGGACATGATCAGCAACGACATCGAACAGATCCCGCTCGTCACGGGCGAGCGCCTCGTCGGCATCGTCCGCGACGTCGACCTACTGAGGGCGCTCTATGACGACTGA
- a CDS encoding DUF7556 family protein, producing MVASHVHGSASTETVVASIDSDTGGDEYVIADISTDDAWLSMAADAAPTLDSWR from the coding sequence ATGGTGGCGAGCCACGTTCACGGATCGGCCTCGACGGAGACCGTCGTCGCCTCGATCGATTCGGACACCGGCGGTGACGAGTACGTCATCGCCGACATCTCCACGGACGACGCCTGGCTCTCGATGGCCGCCGACGCGGCCCCGACACTCGACTCCTGGCGATAG
- a CDS encoding ABC transporter ATP-binding protein encodes MSEEGATLRTDTPTSKHAAEPLLRVEGLSKYFSNGGGFFGDVRFDGDRFPPLRIEDEPVKAVDDVSFEVYEGETLGLVGESGCGKSTLGRTVLRLLEATDGTIEFDGRDLTDLSDGEMRSLRADVQLIFQDPQSSLDPRMTVGQIVEEPMAAHDMLDADGRRDRARMLLEKVGLDPHHYTRYPHEFSGGQRQRINLARALSVNPDFIVCDEPVASLDVSIQAQVLNTMEELQDEFGLTYLFIAHDLSVIRYIADRVAVMYLGRIVELAETEELFENPRHPYTNALLDSIPVPDPRDEGVRGVLEGDVPSPTNPPSGCRFRTRCPKLIAPEGFDLTEREWDDVRTFVRAVDRHTIDSAPVAELSERFFPHGLPGGDAGEIVTEAIDLIASEDGADAGSEAWTEAATRLTEAFAEPSICAQERPEYEVPTRYGDDVHRSACHRHR; translated from the coding sequence ATGAGTGAGGAGGGTGCGACGCTACGGACCGACACACCCACCTCGAAACACGCCGCAGAGCCGCTCCTGCGCGTCGAGGGACTCAGCAAGTACTTCTCGAACGGCGGCGGGTTCTTCGGCGACGTCCGGTTCGACGGGGATCGATTTCCGCCGCTCCGCATCGAGGACGAACCGGTCAAGGCCGTCGACGACGTCTCCTTCGAGGTCTACGAGGGCGAGACGCTCGGCCTCGTCGGCGAGTCGGGCTGTGGCAAGAGCACGCTCGGCCGGACGGTCCTGCGACTCCTCGAGGCGACCGACGGGACGATCGAGTTCGACGGGCGGGACCTGACCGATCTCTCCGACGGGGAGATGCGCAGCCTCAGGGCCGACGTCCAGTTGATCTTCCAGGATCCCCAGTCGTCGCTCGACCCGCGGATGACGGTCGGCCAGATCGTCGAAGAGCCGATGGCGGCCCACGACATGCTCGATGCGGACGGGCGGCGCGATCGCGCGCGGATGCTGCTCGAGAAGGTCGGCCTCGATCCGCATCACTACACCCGGTATCCCCACGAGTTCTCCGGCGGGCAGCGCCAGCGGATCAACCTCGCGCGGGCGCTGTCGGTCAACCCGGACTTCATCGTCTGTGACGAGCCGGTCGCCTCGCTCGACGTCTCGATCCAGGCGCAGGTGCTGAACACGATGGAGGAACTCCAGGACGAGTTCGGCCTCACCTACCTCTTCATCGCCCACGACCTCTCGGTGATCCGCTACATCGCCGACCGCGTCGCCGTGATGTACCTCGGACGGATCGTCGAACTCGCAGAGACCGAGGAGCTGTTCGAGAACCCACGACACCCGTACACGAACGCCTTGCTCGACTCGATTCCCGTCCCCGATCCGCGCGACGAGGGCGTCAGGGGCGTGCTCGAGGGCGACGTGCCGAGCCCGACGAATCCGCCGTCGGGCTGTCGGTTCCGGACGCGCTGTCCGAAGCTGATCGCGCCGGAGGGCTTCGACCTCACCGAGCGCGAGTGGGACGACGTTCGCACGTTCGTGCGCGCCGTCGACCGCCACACGATCGACTCGGCCCCCGTCGCGGAGCTCTCCGAACGATTCTTCCCGCACGGCCTTCCCGGCGGCGATGCCGGCGAGATCGTCACCGAGGCGATCGACCTGATCGCGAGCGAGGACGGCGCAGATGCCGGCAGCGAGGCGTGGACGGAGGCCGCGACCCGCCTCACCGAGGCGTTCGCGGAGCCGAGCATCTGCGCGCAGGAACGACCCGAGTACGAAGTGCCGACGCGCTACGGCGACGACGTCCACCGCTCGGCCTGCCACCGCCACCGCTGA
- a CDS encoding ABC transporter ATP-binding protein, with the protein MSEDPLLSVSGLQTQFFTESGTVRAVDGISFDVYEGEIVGIVGESGAGKSVASMSLLRLIESPGEIVAGEITYRGKTIFAAEEGSDGQVRRHEDMLSNEAVRREIRGNEIAVIFQDPMESLNPVFTIGGQLREFIEVNRDLSKTEAKAEAIQMLREVGIPDPANRYDEYPHQFSGGMRQRVLIAMALACRPDLIIADEPTTALDVTVEGQILDLVDDLQKKYGTSFIWVTHDMGVVAEICDRVNVMYLGEIVESAPVDELFYETSHPYTRALLESMPRPDRTVEDLNPISGVMPEAINPPPGCRFHPRCPDAKEICKRIHPDPRPVASAETDEQMTVQGERPTEHGEYPTEQVEHRSACLKGEAFDVGYETSDPLATDAKAEATTGASRAAEIDAGGDLDE; encoded by the coding sequence ATGAGCGAAGACCCACTACTCAGCGTCAGCGGCCTGCAGACGCAGTTCTTCACGGAGAGCGGCACCGTTCGCGCCGTCGACGGCATCTCCTTCGACGTCTACGAGGGCGAGATCGTCGGTATCGTCGGCGAGAGCGGCGCCGGCAAGAGCGTCGCCTCGATGAGTCTACTCAGACTGATCGAGTCGCCCGGCGAGATCGTCGCCGGCGAGATCACCTACCGCGGGAAGACGATCTTCGCCGCCGAGGAGGGGTCGGACGGACAGGTGCGACGGCACGAGGACATGCTCTCGAACGAGGCGGTTCGCCGCGAGATCCGCGGCAACGAGATCGCCGTCATCTTTCAGGATCCGATGGAGTCGCTCAATCCGGTCTTTACGATCGGCGGTCAGCTCCGGGAGTTCATCGAGGTCAACCGCGACCTCTCGAAAACCGAAGCGAAGGCCGAAGCGATACAGATGCTCCGCGAGGTCGGCATTCCGGACCCGGCGAACCGGTACGACGAGTATCCCCACCAGTTCTCGGGTGGGATGCGCCAGCGGGTCCTGATCGCGATGGCGCTGGCCTGCCGACCGGACCTGATCATCGCCGACGAGCCGACGACCGCGCTCGACGTCACCGTCGAGGGCCAGATCCTCGATCTCGTCGACGACCTCCAGAAAAAGTACGGAACGAGTTTTATCTGGGTCACCCACGACATGGGCGTCGTCGCCGAGATCTGCGACCGGGTCAACGTCATGTACCTCGGCGAGATCGTCGAGTCGGCGCCGGTCGACGAGCTGTTCTACGAGACGAGCCACCCCTACACGCGAGCGTTGCTCGAATCGATGCCCCGGCCGGACCGAACCGTCGAGGATCTGAACCCGATCAGCGGCGTCATGCCCGAGGCGATCAACCCGCCGCCGGGCTGTCGGTTCCACCCGCGGTGTCCGGACGCGAAGGAGATCTGCAAACGGATCCACCCGGACCCGCGCCCGGTCGCGTCGGCGGAGACCGACGAGCAGATGACGGTGCAAGGCGAACGGCCGACAGAACACGGCGAGTATCCGACGGAACAGGTCGAACACCGCTCGGCCTGCCTCAAGGGCGAGGCGTTCGACGTCGGCTACGAGACCAGCGACCCGCTCGCGACGGACGCCAAGGCCGAAGCCACGACGGGCGCGAGTCGGGCCGCCGAGATCGACGCCGGGGGTGACCTCGATGAGTGA
- a CDS encoding ABC transporter permease: protein MAVGESQVDGRGGTDAAVGWRHTVRTIMRDTTARWGLYIVGFVLAVTAFVTIDTYLSTLTFGAYEDYAMAEWLPIFDHPTAIPQPGEEPGTDIPPAFAEWPWSWETWEGFKRYPLGTDPKGRDYFTRIVYGTRVSVSVGIVATGIGLIGGTVVGAVAGFYGGWVDDSLMRAVEIIYAIPALLLIIVFTVFVGNSGITWIIIAVGIVFIPVFSRIIRSRVLSVREMDYIEAARAAGVKDRHIILRHVVPNSFAPMLVYATLQIGITILIVAGVSFLGYGAQPPTPDWGQMLNTSHGYMHSNIWLSIWPGLAIMLTIMGFNLLGDGLQDALDPRIDN from the coding sequence ATGGCGGTCGGCGAATCGCAGGTCGACGGCCGAGGAGGCACCGACGCGGCCGTCGGGTGGCGCCACACGGTCCGCACGATCATGCGGGATACGACGGCCCGGTGGGGGCTGTACATCGTCGGATTCGTCCTAGCGGTCACGGCGTTCGTGACGATCGATACCTACCTCTCGACGCTCACGTTCGGCGCCTACGAGGACTACGCCATGGCCGAATGGCTCCCGATCTTCGATCATCCGACGGCCATTCCCCAACCCGGCGAGGAGCCCGGAACGGATATCCCGCCGGCCTTCGCCGAGTGGCCGTGGAGCTGGGAGACCTGGGAAGGGTTCAAGCGCTACCCGCTCGGCACCGATCCCAAGGGGCGCGATTACTTCACCCGGATCGTCTACGGCACTCGGGTCTCGGTCAGCGTCGGCATCGTGGCAACGGGGATCGGGCTGATCGGCGGGACGGTCGTCGGCGCCGTCGCCGGCTTCTACGGCGGCTGGGTCGACGACTCGCTCATGCGGGCGGTCGAGATCATCTACGCCATCCCGGCGCTGCTGCTCATCATCGTCTTCACCGTCTTCGTGGGCAACTCCGGCATCACGTGGATCATCATCGCCGTCGGCATCGTCTTCATCCCCGTCTTCTCGCGCATCATCCGCAGTCGGGTGTTGAGCGTGCGGGAGATGGACTACATCGAGGCGGCGCGGGCGGCGGGCGTGAAAGATCGCCACATCATCCTCAGACACGTCGTGCCCAACAGTTTCGCACCGATGCTCGTCTACGCGACCCTACAGATCGGCATCACGATCCTCATCGTCGCCGGCGTGTCGTTCCTGGGCTACGGCGCCCAGCCGCCGACGCCCGACTGGGGGCAGATGCTGAACACCTCGCACGGCTACATGCACTCGAACATCTGGCTCTCGATCTGGCCCGGACTCGCGATCATGCTCACCATCATGGGCTTCAACCTGCTCGGCGACGGGCTGCAGGACGCCCTCGACCCGCGAATCGACAACTAA
- a CDS encoding ABC transporter permease produces MGLLRYTTYRLLQAIPVLIGISAIVFALANFGPGDPVRLMLQGQEFDEQMVRTIEARFGLDRPVHERYINYMTGLLQGDLGQSIHRRRSVASLMRDRIGPTLMLVLSAYAFALVTAIPLGILAAKRRNNPSDHASRIVALVGVSTPSFWIGIVLILIFAVKLGWLPSSGLVYPWRSPEAYRGIDTKPELYIETIRHLLLPMIALGTLQMATLMRVERTQMIDSLQKDYVRLARAYGIRERTILRKHAFQVAQLPVITIVGLNLSTAIGGAVLTETVFNINGMGRLFVQSIEQSDYQVMMGITLILAALFVIGVIITDIAYAYVDPRVTYGEVE; encoded by the coding sequence ATGGGACTCCTTCGATACACGACGTACAGACTCCTGCAGGCGATCCCCGTGCTCATCGGAATCTCCGCGATCGTCTTCGCCCTGGCCAACTTCGGACCGGGCGATCCGGTCCGGCTGATGTTGCAGGGCCAGGAGTTCGACGAGCAGATGGTTCGGACGATAGAAGCCCGGTTCGGCCTCGACAGACCGGTCCACGAACGGTACATCAATTACATGACCGGCCTCCTGCAGGGCGATCTCGGCCAGAGCATTCACCGCCGACGGTCGGTGGCGTCGCTGATGCGCGATCGCATCGGGCCGACGCTCATGCTGGTGCTCTCGGCGTACGCCTTCGCGCTCGTGACGGCCATCCCGCTCGGGATCCTCGCGGCCAAGCGGCGGAATAACCCGTCCGACCACGCCTCGCGAATCGTCGCGCTCGTCGGCGTGAGCACGCCGTCGTTCTGGATCGGGATCGTCCTGATCCTCATCTTCGCGGTCAAACTCGGCTGGCTGCCCTCGAGCGGGCTCGTCTACCCGTGGCGGTCGCCGGAGGCCTACCGCGGTATCGACACGAAGCCCGAACTCTACATCGAGACGATCAGGCACCTGCTGTTGCCGATGATCGCGCTGGGGACGCTCCAGATGGCGACGCTGATGCGCGTCGAGCGCACCCAGATGATCGACTCGCTCCAGAAGGACTACGTCCGACTGGCCCGCGCCTACGGGATTCGGGAGCGGACCATCCTCAGAAAACACGCGTTCCAGGTGGCGCAGTTGCCCGTCATCACGATCGTCGGCCTCAACCTCTCGACGGCCATCGGCGGCGCCGTCCTGACCGAGACCGTCTTCAACATCAACGGAATGGGGCGGCTGTTCGTCCAGTCGATCGAGCAGAGCGACTACCAGGTGATGATGGGGATCACGCTGATCCTGGCGGCGCTGTTCGTCATCGGCGTCATCATCACGGACATCGCCTACGCGTACGTCGATCCGCGCGTCACCTACGGGGAGGTGGAGTGA